In the genome of Mastomys coucha isolate ucsf_1 unplaced genomic scaffold, UCSF_Mcou_1 pScaffold21, whole genome shotgun sequence, the window TCAAGAGGAACTTTGGAAATGCTTCACCCAACGTGCATGattgtatgtttatatgcatatgtttgtgtgtgtgcacatgtatggatATTTGTTAATCTctgaatatgtgtgtgaaatagaaaaaatagagaaagagacaaacaTAGAGAGACGTTGACCACATGTGTGAGAGTAATTATACTTGCCAACTTATACAGGATTGGGAGAGTGTTTCCTGCAGTCATCCGTACTGTGGTGCTTGCCCCTTACTGGTTTAGAATATATAGTTCACACAGAAAGTATTGTTGTACTGTCTTCATATGTTTTGTGACTATTAACATACATTTTAATtgcattcttattatttttatcttaaccaGGTTTCCcacttattttaatgttttactttataatttctGTTTGGAAGTTACACTTTATCTCAAGAGTGTATCAATATAATAATTTACCTACAGTGAGTTAGATCTCAGATTCTATTGGCAGAAGTATACTCATTCCACAGTAATTTAAATTACTAATCTTGTCATTTGAAGATTATTATCAACACATTTGCTTTTGAAATATCTATTTATTCTTTTGATGCATGTCTGTCATTGTGAGAATAATGAGCTATCAATGCTAACAGTACACTTGCTTTCCTGCCAAGTGTCAATGTATTCTGAGACTCATCATTGGCACCCTCAAAATATGTCAGAATTACAAATCATGACACTTTCATCCAGGCCAGTTTGAGGATGTTGTATGTTAAAACAATATCAGGCGAAGaaattgtaaaatttattttggtGCTCTGTATATGATATTTTCTTAGAAAGAATGATTGCCTTTACTAAGAATGCACACTTCTGTTAAAAAACAGTGTGTCAGAATTACAAATCCCAATAGTATAATCCAGgtcagtgtatgcatgtgtgtatgtggacttgtgtgtgtgtgtgtttgtgtgtgtgtgtgtgtctgtgtgcttatttgtttttgtacatGTTCTTGTGTGTGATCACATTATTTCTTAGGCATTGTATtaaagaaatagtcattaaagtttaaatgtctttctttaatGTCACTTGAGTCAGCAATgcattgttttatttccttttgattttaGACGCACAAGCACAGAGGTAATGATTGGGGGAAGAAATATTACCAAGATCACCCAATTTATCCTCCTGGGATTCTCTGATTTCCCCCAAATCACAGCACTGCTCTTTGTTACATTCCTTATACTGTATACTACAGCACTGACCTGGAACCTGTCCCTTGTTGTTTTAATAAGGATGGACTCCTATCTCCATACACCTATGTATTTCTTCCTCAGTAATCTATCCTTTATAGACTTCTGCTATATCACTTCTACAGTCCCAAAGATGCTTTCCAACCTCTTCCAGAAAAAGCAAACTATCAGCTTTGTGGGCTGCATAGTTCAATACTTTACCTTTTCCACTATGGGGCTGACTGAATCTTGCCTAATGACAGCCATGGCCTATGACAGGTATGCTGCCATTTGTAACCCTCTTCTCTACTCATCAATCATGTCACCCAGCCTCTGTGCTCGGATGGTGATGGGAAGCTATACGGCAGGACTTGTAAGTTCTTTATCTCAGATATGTGTCATGCTGCAGCTCCACTTCTGTGGACCTAATGTCATCAGACATTTCTTCTGTGACATGCCCCAGCTGTTAAATCTATCCTGCAATGACACTTTCTTTGCACATGTTCTACTTGTCATATTAACAATGTTTTTTGGGCTTATAAATGCCTTCGCCATCTTGATATCCTATGGCTATATTGTCTCATCCATCCTGAAGATCACTTCAGCGAAGGGCAGGTCCAAGGCCTTCAACACCTGTGCTTCTCACCTGACAgctgtttctctcttctatagTTCTGGTATCTTTGTGTATTTGAGTTCCAGCTCTGGTGGCTCCTCCAGCTTTGACAGATTTGCATCTGTCTTCTATACTGTGGTGATTCCCATGTTGAACCCTTTGATATATAGTCTGAGAAACAAGGAAATCAAAGATGCCATGAATAGATTGCAGAAAAAGTTTATCTGCAGTTAAGGTTAGAGATGAGATGATTTCACCACAAAGCCATGTCAGAATTACTGTCACCTGCAATCATGTGCACATGTCTGGAATACTACAAAGTCCATGGTGCTTCAGATGAAAATGATTTTGAAACAGACAACATGCCAATATAAACCAAAAAGTCCTTTGGTGCATTTGAAATGATTCATCTTTAGAACCAGATGTATTATAATTTCCATGTTATAAATGGGCtatttcttcattaattattCTATCTATAGGTATTTTAGAAATATCAAGTTGAGAAACTTGTGGAAGCCTGAAAATTGTTAAGTTACAAGGATTGCCTTTAGAGAAGATTCCTGATCGAATTCCTGACCTCAGAGTCTACTAATTCTGTGTCATCAGTATCGAGATGTAGTGTACTAAAGCCTGAGCCATCACCATTGATTATTCTGTGATCCTGAGCAGGTGAGAATGATCATATGGAAAGTTCCTATTGGAAAGAAACAAAGCCAGATTGGCTTTCTTTTGCCCTCTAGGAAGACTAATCAGAACAGCTTGATTGTGTAGGAAAATCACCACCTAGTCATTTAATAGCATTTAGGTCAAACACAAAAGTAGAAGCTTGAATTATGAAGAAAAAATCATAAGGAATGTGTGCTTTCTTCAGCATCATTTCCTTGGTGTTCTGATAGTTTGATTTTTCCAGTTATGACCTTTAGCATTACCTTATGGTCCAATAGCAATATATGAGATGGTGGGACCtgatctctcttcctcttctacatTACAACCAGATAGTTTAATATTGTCTGTAGAGCCCAGAGTAGTGATTTATACCTATAATTCTATATTTAATAAGGCAGGGGATTTCCATGGGCTTTAGGGCAACCTAGGCTACAAAGTATCATTCTAGCCTGGATTATAGAGTGAGACtgtgtcacaaacaaacaaacaaatgcaagcaAACTCTCTTCTTGAAAGAGGGCATAACAATACCCTTGCCTGAGATTATACTCATCAATCCTTCCTGCCCACCCCCAGTTTCATATAAGACCATATGCTGTTGGTTTGTATTTCCCCTGAGTACATAGGCTGTGCATGACTGTCTAGGGGCTGGGACTCTTCAGGAGGGCAGTTTCTTGTTGGTCAAATATGCTGGAGAGAGGGAATCATTGTTGATGCTGCTGCTCAAGTCATTCTTGGTTTGGCGAGTAACTCTAATAAAGTCATTGGTTCACAAAGCTGGACTTGGatggaataatttttttaatctgttcATTCTGTCTGTATTTGTGCCattgtgtgtttatttacatattcCCAAGAAAATTCCTGCAACTTTCAGGGAGTTCAAAGGACCAGGAGAGACTATAGATAATTATGCAAACCAAGTTGTCATTTCTGGCCAGTAGTCTCAATTTAGATATAAGTTTGTGGTTCCATGTCTCTGGTTTAAAGCAGTACTGTGTGAAGTATAAACAGTGGAGACTGGTTTACTATGCTGCTTAGATTTGACAAAATTGTTAATAACTCTGTCATTATACTTTCATGTTATCTTCAGAAACTCACTAGATATTTTTATTGTGAGATTATAAGATACATAatttctccctctgtttcttccCTCCAAGAATTCCCATATGTCCTTCCTTATCATTATTGGAGAGTTTCACACATATGAACCAAAAAATTTTAACATTACTTGAGAgtttcattcatatacataataaattttgACTGTAACAACCACTGGTTCTCTCTCGAATTCCTCCCAGAGCTTACCCTACGGAATGTGTCTCTCTTCATTCTCCTTTTGTATTGCCAATTTAATCTATTTAGTACTAGTTATATGTGTATTGATGTAGTTTGGCACCAAAATGGTCCAGGACTACAGAGGAAGGGTTAAGGAGAGCTTCAGTACCATATACTTCAGATGAGGACAGCAGGAGTTAGTTCCATCCCCCATGCCACCTGGCGCCATAAAGTCTGCTGCCCTACCATTAACCTAGTAagaattttttcataatttacttgttttattcatatatatcacAATCACAGCCACCTCCTCCAACTCCTGGACTTACAAATCCCTCACCCCATtaccctctgtctttctcctcagagaagagcaaGCATCCctggtaccaccccaccctgggacatctagcctaacatcccctctcccactgaggcccacccaagcagtccagttaggggaacggaatccaatggcaggcaacagagacaggcacagcccctgctccaattgttaggggacccacatgaagaccaagctgcacatctgctacagatGTGTGTGGTGCCTAGGTCAAGTCCCTGAACACtctttgtactctttggtttagtctctatgagcccctatgGACTCAGGTTAGTTGACCATGTAGAtcttcctgtggtgtccttgacccttccagcttgctcaattctatccc includes:
- the LOC116101055 gene encoding olfactory receptor 5AN1-like, whose product is MIGGRNITKITQFILLGFSDFPQITALLFVTFLILYTTALTWNLSLVVLIRMDSYLHTPMYFFLSNLSFIDFCYITSTVPKMLSNLFQKKQTISFVGCIVQYFTFSTMGLTESCLMTAMAYDRYAAICNPLLYSSIMSPSLCARMVMGSYTAGLVSSLSQICVMLQLHFCGPNVIRHFFCDMPQLLNLSCNDTFFAHVLLVILTMFFGLINAFAILISYGYIVSSILKITSAKGRSKAFNTCASHLTAVSLFYSSGIFVYLSSSSGGSSSFDRFASVFYTVVIPMLNPLIYSLRNKEIKDAMNRLQKKFICS